A region of Paraburkholderia largidicola DNA encodes the following proteins:
- the murU gene encoding N-acetylmuramate alpha-1-phosphate uridylyltransferase MurU, translating into MIFAAGRGDRMRPLTDTCPKPLLKVGGKPLIEWQIERLASAGFTTIVVNHAWLGAQIEDALGDGSRFGVELRYSAEHEALETAGGIAKALPLLEDSGRPEVFVAVAGDVYADFDYSTLRGPGARLAAADLPGMHLVMVPNPSFHPEGDFVLRGDGLLALDGGPRCTFGSIGLYDTRMFRDLAPGARRALTPYYREVIAQRRATGELYTGLWENVGTPAQLEALDKLISV; encoded by the coding sequence ATGATCTTTGCCGCCGGGCGCGGCGACCGGATGCGGCCGCTGACGGACACGTGTCCGAAGCCGCTCCTGAAAGTGGGCGGCAAGCCGCTGATTGAATGGCAGATCGAACGGCTGGCGAGCGCGGGGTTCACGACGATTGTCGTCAATCATGCCTGGCTCGGCGCGCAGATCGAGGATGCGTTGGGCGATGGCTCGCGGTTTGGTGTCGAGTTGCGTTATTCCGCGGAGCATGAAGCGCTTGAGACGGCGGGCGGGATTGCCAAGGCGTTGCCGTTACTGGAGGACTCGGGCAGGCCTGAGGTGTTCGTGGCCGTCGCGGGCGATGTGTACGCGGATTTTGATTATTCGACGCTGCGCGGGCCGGGGGCACGTCTTGCTGCCGCTGATTTGCCTGGGATGCATCTTGTGATGGTGCCGAATCCTTCGTTTCATCCTGAGGGGGATTTCGTTCTGCGCGGCGATGGGCTGTTGGCGCTTGACGGCGGACCTCGGTGTACGTTTGGAAGCATCGGGCTTTACGACACGCGGATGTTTCGGGATCTCGCGCCGGGCGCGCGGCGGGCGCTTACGCCGTATTATCGCGAGGTGATTGCGCAGAGGCGCGCCACTGGAGAGCTTTATACGGGGTTGTGGGAGAACGTTGGGACTCCCGCGCAGCTCGAGGCGCTCGATAAGCTGATAAGCGTGTAG
- a CDS encoding aminoglycoside phosphotransferase family protein produces MTLPPVSSLTSASSTADARLELLGAWLQTHAGRYGLDLATLKPASADASFRRYFRLAGSGAELVAGGATVIAVDAPPPEKCREFVQVAGLLADAGVHVPRVLEVDLDAGFMLVTDLGTQSYLSTLKQSSPADARKLMRDALDALIRWQLASRDDVLPPFDEAFLQREMELMPEWFIGRHLGQEVDEKARGVLDRTFALLIASARAQPQVFMLRDFMPRNLMIASPNPGVLDFQDAVYGPITYDVASLLRDAFIGWDEEFELDCFVYYWERAKKAGLPVDEDFGEFYRQLEWMGLQRHIKVLGLFCRINYRDSKPHYMADLPRFIGYARKVCERYRPLVPFARLLDDLEGRAVDVGYTF; encoded by the coding sequence ATGACGCTTCCCCCCGTATCTTCCCTTACATCCGCTTCTTCCACGGCGGACGCCCGGCTCGAGCTTCTCGGCGCCTGGCTGCAAACCCACGCCGGCCGCTATGGCCTTGACCTCGCCACGCTGAAGCCCGCTTCCGCCGACGCCAGCTTTCGCCGCTACTTCCGCCTCGCGGGCAGCGGCGCGGAGCTTGTCGCCGGCGGCGCGACGGTGATCGCCGTCGATGCGCCGCCGCCCGAAAAATGCCGCGAATTCGTGCAGGTGGCGGGTTTGCTGGCCGACGCGGGGGTCCACGTGCCGCGCGTGCTCGAAGTGGATCTCGATGCGGGCTTCATGCTCGTCACCGATCTCGGCACGCAGTCGTATCTGTCGACGCTGAAGCAGAGCAGTCCCGCCGATGCCAGAAAACTGATGCGCGACGCGCTCGATGCGCTGATCCGCTGGCAGCTCGCCTCGCGCGACGACGTGCTGCCGCCGTTCGACGAAGCCTTCCTGCAGCGCGAGATGGAGCTGATGCCGGAATGGTTCATCGGCCGGCATCTCGGGCAGGAGGTGGATGAGAAAGCGCGCGGCGTGCTCGATCGCACGTTCGCGCTGCTGATCGCGAGCGCGCGGGCGCAGCCGCAGGTGTTCATGCTGCGCGATTTCATGCCGCGCAATCTGATGATCGCCAGTCCGAATCCCGGCGTGCTCGACTTCCAGGACGCGGTGTACGGCCCGATCACGTATGACGTGGCGTCGCTGCTGCGCGACGCGTTCATCGGTTGGGACGAAGAGTTCGAGCTGGACTGCTTCGTGTACTACTGGGAGCGTGCGAAAAAGGCGGGACTGCCCGTCGATGAAGACTTCGGCGAGTTCTATCGACAGCTCGAATGGATGGGGCTGCAACGGCATATCAAGGTGCTGGGCCTGTTCTGCCGGATCAACTATCGCGATAGCAAGCCGCACTACATGGCGGATCTGCCGCGTTTCATCGGCTATGCACGGAAGGTGTGCGAGCGTTACCGGCCGCTCGTGCCGTTCGCCAGGCTGCTCGACGACCTCGAAGGCCGCGCCGTCGATGTCGGCTACACGTTCTGA
- a CDS encoding LPS-assembly protein LptD has product MPPRQLFRTTSSSDALPRRRRLAAALVAVPGLLPALSHAQLAGEAAQAQPIDAPWGLRLAPQLEEHSTPNGQSPATFVLGDSTTGTADQDIAAKGAAEVRRSNSALKADALHYDQDTDMADAYGNVHLSGNGAAFSGPEAHMKIESSEGFMTTPKYHFNVTGGSGSAERVDLLDNERSVFTRGTYTACQCAEDPAWYIKGSEFDFDTGADDGVAHNGVLFFQGVPVFASPWLSFPLSGARRSGLLPPTASLSSTNGFELSLPYYFNIAPNRDLTVTPRILSKRGVQLQANFRYLSPTYSGSITGEYLPDDKITHTNRYALYIQHNQNFGSGFGGYIYYNKVSDNTYPEDLSSSTNQFLNGTQLLYQQEAGLTYNNGPWSVLAREQHWQTLSPSTAPYGREPQLNVKYAKYNVGGFDFGAEADYSRFRITTADATEGDRVVFNPYLSYSVVGPGYFVTPKVQWHFASYDLSNIGTGAPANQPKNFTESIPTFSFDTGLIFDRSVRLFGQDFIQTLEPRLYYVYTPYRNQSFAPLFDTADSDFGLAEIFTPNTFVGNDRIADANRLTAAITTRFLNPATGDERARFVIAQQYYFRDQRVTLDQTQQASEQATHSDLILGASLKLGAGFASETAFQYNADNNQLVKTSVGFGYSPAAGKVINLGYRYTRANTTLDNQPINQLLISGQWPLMHRVFGVGRINYDLKGHRAVDALLGVQYDADCWTLGVGFQRYANGVNTTGSQTSGTRVLAQLTFKGLSSVDNGLMSAFRASVAGYQPPPPPPPPESQFNNYE; this is encoded by the coding sequence ATGCCGCCTAGACAGCTTTTCCGAACCACTTCCTCCTCTGACGCCCTGCCGCGCAGAAGGCGGCTCGCAGCGGCGCTGGTCGCCGTGCCGGGTCTGCTGCCCGCGCTCTCGCATGCGCAGCTGGCGGGAGAGGCGGCGCAGGCGCAGCCGATAGACGCGCCGTGGGGCCTGCGGCTGGCCCCACAACTCGAAGAACATTCGACACCCAATGGCCAGAGTCCCGCCACGTTCGTGCTGGGCGACTCGACCACGGGCACGGCCGACCAGGACATCGCGGCCAAGGGTGCGGCCGAAGTCCGCCGCAGCAACTCGGCGCTGAAAGCCGACGCGCTTCATTACGATCAGGATACGGACATGGCCGATGCTTACGGCAATGTTCATCTGTCGGGCAACGGGGCCGCATTCTCGGGCCCGGAAGCGCACATGAAGATCGAGTCGAGCGAAGGCTTCATGACCACGCCCAAATATCACTTCAATGTGACGGGCGGTTCGGGCAGTGCGGAGCGCGTCGATCTGCTCGACAACGAGCGCTCGGTGTTCACACGCGGCACCTACACGGCGTGCCAGTGCGCGGAGGATCCGGCCTGGTACATCAAGGGCAGCGAGTTCGATTTCGACACGGGCGCCGACGACGGCGTCGCGCACAACGGCGTGCTGTTCTTCCAGGGCGTCCCTGTGTTCGCGAGCCCGTGGCTGTCGTTCCCGCTGTCGGGCGCGCGGCGCAGCGGCCTGTTGCCGCCGACGGCATCGCTCAGTTCGACCAATGGTTTCGAGCTGTCGCTGCCGTACTACTTCAACATTGCGCCGAATCGCGACCTGACGGTGACGCCGCGCATCCTGTCGAAGCGCGGCGTGCAGTTGCAGGCGAACTTCCGCTATCTGTCGCCGACCTATAGCGGCTCGATCACGGGCGAATATCTGCCCGACGACAAGATCACGCACACGAACCGGTATGCGCTGTATATCCAGCACAACCAGAATTTCGGTTCGGGTTTCGGCGGGTACATCTACTACAACAAGGTCTCGGACAACACCTATCCGGAAGACCTGTCGTCGTCGACGAACCAGTTCCTGAACGGCACGCAGCTGCTGTACCAGCAGGAAGCGGGTCTCACATACAACAACGGGCCGTGGTCCGTGCTCGCGCGCGAGCAGCACTGGCAGACACTTTCGCCGTCCACCGCGCCGTACGGACGTGAGCCGCAGTTGAACGTGAAGTACGCGAAGTACAACGTTGGGGGCTTCGACTTCGGCGCGGAAGCCGACTACTCGCGCTTTCGCATCACGACGGCGGACGCGACGGAAGGCGATCGTGTCGTCTTCAATCCGTACCTCTCGTACTCCGTCGTCGGTCCCGGTTACTTCGTTACGCCGAAGGTGCAATGGCACTTCGCGTCGTATGACCTGAGCAACATCGGCACGGGCGCGCCCGCTAACCAGCCGAAGAACTTCACGGAATCGATACCGACGTTTTCGTTCGATACCGGCCTGATCTTCGACCGCTCGGTGCGCCTGTTCGGGCAGGATTTCATTCAGACGCTGGAACCGCGTCTGTACTACGTCTACACGCCGTATCGCAACCAGAGCTTCGCGCCGTTGTTCGATACGGCTGACTCGGACTTCGGGCTCGCGGAAATCTTCACGCCGAACACGTTCGTCGGTAACGACCGTATCGCCGATGCGAACCGTCTGACGGCCGCCATCACCACGCGTTTCCTGAACCCGGCGACGGGCGACGAGCGCGCGCGCTTCGTGATCGCGCAGCAGTACTATTTCCGCGATCAGCGCGTCACGCTGGATCAGACGCAACAGGCGTCGGAGCAGGCCACTCACTCGGACCTGATTCTCGGCGCATCGCTGAAGCTCGGGGCAGGTTTCGCCTCGGAAACGGCGTTCCAATATAATGCGGACAACAATCAGCTGGTCAAGACCAGTGTCGGCTTCGGGTATAGCCCGGCAGCAGGCAAGGTCATCAACCTCGGCTACCGTTACACGCGCGCCAACACGACGCTGGACAACCAGCCGATCAACCAGCTGCTGATCTCGGGCCAATGGCCGCTGATGCACCGCGTCTTCGGTGTCGGGCGGATCAACTACGACCTGAAAGGACACCGCGCCGTCGACGCGCTTCTCGGCGTGCAATACGACGCGGATTGCTGGACGCTCGGCGTCGGCTTCCAGCGCTACGCAAACGGGGTGAACACGACGGGCAGCCAGACGTCCGGCACGCGGGTGCTCGCGCAGCTGACGTTCAAGGGGCTGTCGAGCGTCGACAACGGGCTGATGTCCGCGTTCCGCGCGAGCGTGGCGGGCTATCAGCCGCCGCCGCCGCCGCCGCCGCCCGAATCGCAGTTCAACAACTACGAATGA
- a CDS encoding peptidylprolyl isomerase, whose product MAIMKKLRLATFATGFAAAASILLAAPAHAQALSGNGNAQTVDTIAAVVNNGVITQRELDMRIGLITKRLNQQHAPIPPADQLRQQVLNQMVLERIQLQKAREDGITVDDAQVQRTLERLAQANNMPLEMYRARIEAQGVPWATFMGDAKTELILSRLREKEVDSKVTVSDAEVANYIASQRGPTAGLTSDLRMEHILLKAPLNASQTDIEAAQTKANGLLQEAMKGDNFEKLAKANSQAADASKGGDLGFQSPSKLPAEFVTAASTLRPGQVNPTVIRTNDGFEIVRLVDRRSGQGATSADSTKLTQTHVRHILLRVGDGMSEPQARQKLLEIRQEIETGQGDFDKFARTYSQDGSASQGGDLGWISPGETVPEFERAMNALQDNQISQPVRSEYGYHLIQVLGRREAEGSVSQQMDLARQAIGQRKAEQAYADWLRELRDTAYVDYKATPITGTSAQ is encoded by the coding sequence GTGGCAATCATGAAAAAGCTTCGCCTGGCAACGTTCGCGACCGGCTTCGCTGCGGCCGCTTCCATTCTGCTGGCCGCGCCTGCGCACGCGCAGGCGCTGAGCGGCAACGGCAATGCGCAAACGGTCGATACGATCGCGGCCGTGGTCAACAATGGCGTCATCACGCAGCGCGAGCTGGACATGCGGATCGGCCTGATCACGAAGCGGCTGAACCAGCAGCACGCGCCGATTCCGCCTGCGGATCAGTTGCGCCAGCAGGTCCTCAACCAGATGGTGCTGGAGCGCATCCAGCTGCAGAAGGCGCGCGAAGACGGCATCACCGTCGACGACGCCCAGGTGCAACGCACGCTCGAACGTCTCGCGCAGGCCAACAACATGCCGCTCGAAATGTATCGCGCGCGTATCGAGGCGCAAGGCGTGCCCTGGGCGACCTTCATGGGCGACGCCAAGACGGAGCTTATCCTGTCGCGTCTGCGCGAGAAGGAAGTGGACAGCAAGGTCACCGTGTCGGACGCGGAAGTGGCGAACTACATTGCGAGCCAGCGTGGGCCGACGGCCGGTCTCACCAGCGATCTGCGCATGGAGCATATCCTCCTGAAGGCGCCGCTCAACGCGTCGCAGACGGACATCGAAGCGGCGCAGACCAAGGCGAATGGGCTGCTGCAGGAAGCAATGAAGGGCGACAACTTCGAGAAGCTCGCGAAGGCCAATTCACAGGCGGCGGATGCATCGAAAGGTGGCGACTTGGGCTTTCAGTCGCCGTCCAAACTGCCGGCTGAGTTCGTGACGGCAGCGTCGACGCTGCGTCCGGGTCAGGTCAATCCGACGGTGATCCGCACCAATGACGGCTTTGAGATCGTGCGTCTCGTCGATCGCCGCTCGGGCCAGGGCGCGACGTCCGCCGATTCGACCAAGCTCACGCAGACGCACGTGCGCCACATCCTGCTGCGCGTCGGCGACGGCATGTCGGAGCCGCAGGCGCGCCAGAAGCTGCTCGAAATCCGTCAGGAAATCGAAACCGGTCAAGGCGATTTCGACAAGTTTGCGCGCACCTATTCGCAGGACGGCTCGGCGTCGCAAGGCGGCGATCTCGGGTGGATCAGCCCGGGCGAAACGGTACCCGAGTTCGAGCGCGCAATGAATGCGCTGCAGGACAATCAGATCAGCCAGCCGGTGCGAAGCGAATACGGCTATCACCTGATCCAGGTGCTCGGCCGCCGCGAAGCAGAAGGATCGGTCTCGCAACAGATGGACCTCGCGCGCCAGGCCATCGGCCAGCGCAAGGCGGAACAGGCCTACGCCGACTGGCTGCGCGAACTGCGCGACACCGCGTATGTCGATTACAAGGCAACCCCGATCACCGGTACCTCCGCGCAATAA
- the pdxA gene encoding 4-hydroxythreonine-4-phosphate dehydrogenase PdxA has product MTAAQPSNAPLNIAITTGEPAGVGPELTAQALAAASAHWPGAHFTVLGDSGLMTERAKAVGIDWAVQQGRSIVTQHHPLAAPVQAGKLDAKNGPYVLGLLDAAIDGALAGTFDAIVTAPLQKSTINDAGVPFTGHTEYLAERTNTPRVVMMLAGTGARPLRVALATTHLPLKDVSAALTVDGIVDTLRIIDHDLRHHFGLPAPRILVTGLNPHAGENGYLGREEIDVISPALKLANGQGIDARGPYPADTLFQPRYLNEADCVLAMFHDQGLPVLKYATFGEGINVTLGLPIIRTSVDHGTALDLAGTGRADAGSLIAAIDTAVSMARNRRAA; this is encoded by the coding sequence ATGACCGCTGCCCAGCCCTCGAACGCACCGCTGAACATCGCGATCACCACGGGCGAGCCGGCTGGCGTCGGTCCTGAACTGACGGCACAGGCGCTCGCTGCTGCGAGCGCGCACTGGCCCGGCGCGCATTTCACGGTGCTCGGTGACAGCGGCCTGATGACCGAACGCGCGAAGGCGGTCGGGATCGACTGGGCAGTGCAGCAGGGTCGCAGCATCGTCACGCAGCATCACCCGCTCGCCGCACCCGTGCAGGCCGGCAAGCTCGACGCGAAGAATGGCCCTTATGTGCTGGGCCTGCTCGATGCCGCAATCGACGGCGCGCTCGCAGGCACCTTCGACGCCATCGTCACCGCGCCGCTGCAAAAGAGCACGATCAACGATGCCGGCGTGCCCTTCACCGGCCACACCGAATATCTGGCGGAGCGCACCAACACGCCGCGCGTCGTGATGATGCTGGCGGGCACGGGCGCAAGGCCGCTGCGCGTCGCGCTTGCCACGACGCATCTGCCGCTGAAGGATGTGTCGGCGGCGTTGACGGTCGACGGCATCGTCGACACGCTGCGCATCATCGACCATGATCTGCGGCACCATTTCGGCCTGCCCGCGCCGCGTATTCTCGTCACCGGGCTGAATCCGCATGCGGGCGAAAACGGCTATCTCGGCCGCGAAGAAATCGACGTGATCTCGCCGGCGCTGAAACTGGCGAACGGGCAGGGCATCGATGCGCGCGGCCCGTATCCCGCCGACACGCTGTTCCAGCCGCGCTATCTGAACGAAGCCGATTGCGTGCTCGCGATGTTTCACGATCAGGGCCTGCCCGTTCTGAAATACGCGACGTTCGGCGAAGGCATCAATGTGACGCTCGGCTTGCCGATCATCCGCACGTCTGTCGATCACGGCACGGCGCTCGATCTCGCCGGCACCGGCCGCGCGGATGCGGGCAGCCTGATCGCCGCAATCGACACCGCAGTTTCCATGGCGCGCAACCGTCGCGCCGCATGA
- the rsmA gene encoding 16S rRNA (adenine(1518)-N(6)/adenine(1519)-N(6))-dimethyltransferase RsmA — protein sequence MSNSSSRQHQGHFARKRFGQNFLVDLGIIDSIVDVIRPQRGERMVEIGPGLGALTEPLIGRLATPEAPLHAVELDRDLIGRLKKKFGELLELHEGDALAFDFGSLAAEGDKPSLRIVGNLPYNISSPLLFHLATFADRVIDQHFMLQNEVVERMVAEPGTKAFSRLSVMLQYRYVIDKLLDVPPESFQPPPKVDSAIVRMIPYAPHELPTVDQTTLGELVTAAFSQRRKMLRNTLSAYRDTVDFEALGFDLQRRAEDVPVAEYVSVAQAVSAASPK from the coding sequence ATGTCCAACAGTTCAAGCAGACAGCACCAGGGCCACTTTGCGCGCAAGCGCTTCGGACAGAATTTTCTGGTCGACCTGGGCATCATCGATTCGATTGTCGACGTGATCCGTCCGCAACGCGGCGAACGCATGGTCGAAATCGGGCCGGGGCTGGGCGCGCTGACGGAACCGCTGATCGGGCGTCTCGCGACGCCCGAAGCACCGCTGCACGCCGTCGAACTGGATCGCGACCTGATCGGTCGTTTGAAGAAGAAGTTCGGCGAGCTACTCGAATTGCATGAAGGCGACGCGCTCGCGTTCGACTTCGGCTCGCTCGCGGCGGAGGGTGACAAGCCGTCGCTGCGCATCGTCGGCAATTTGCCGTACAACATTTCGAGCCCGCTGCTGTTTCATCTCGCCACCTTCGCGGACCGCGTCATCGATCAGCATTTCATGCTGCAGAACGAAGTGGTCGAGCGGATGGTCGCGGAGCCGGGCACCAAGGCGTTCAGCCGGCTCTCGGTGATGTTGCAGTATCGCTATGTGATCGACAAGCTGCTCGACGTGCCGCCTGAATCGTTTCAGCCGCCGCCCAAAGTCGATTCCGCGATCGTCCGCATGATTCCGTACGCGCCGCACGAACTGCCTACCGTCGATCAAACCACGCTCGGTGAACTCGTCACGGCGGCGTTTTCGCAGCGTCGCAAGATGCTGCGCAATACGCTGTCCGCGTATCGCGATACCGTCGACTTCGAAGCGCTCGGTTTCGATCTGCAACGCCGCGCGGAGGACGTGCCCGTCGCAGAGTATGTGTCCGTCGCACAGGCCGTATCGGCGGCTTCGCCGAAGTAG
- a CDS encoding porin: protein MTKGSKRLRFCAWAALSPALTCATAHAQSSVTLYGIVDESVRYMTHVNKNGDSSVGLGNGGMSESRWGLRGVEDLGGGWSTFFKLENRIYINSGQSDPTLPFFNEAQVGVQSTSYGKLIFGRMPNVLIEGITIGGYGSNPWIPYDFSFQPEVTMSGGIWTSNQVQYQARAHDVLLSVGYAFGGVAGHQSYGSQFGAAVAYAPSGGPVNMGGAYEESRDSVNGSTAKAWTFGASYTWNQTRFALGYIVNQNDAGFSNFANGPFTAPVLAALKYTDFSRRRMIMGGITQQVGAAWHFAANVWRTLQDGKTPAQDGSAWQYQLVADYSLSKRTDVYVEGDYSLYRGDLIGAQLQGVNGVGLAQKGTQIGLMAGLRHLF, encoded by the coding sequence ATGACGAAGGGGAGCAAGAGACTGAGGTTCTGCGCGTGGGCGGCGCTTTCGCCCGCGTTGACGTGCGCGACGGCGCATGCGCAATCGAGCGTCACCTTGTACGGCATTGTCGACGAAAGCGTCCGGTATATGACGCACGTGAACAAGAACGGTGACTCGAGCGTCGGCCTCGGCAACGGCGGCATGTCCGAGAGCCGCTGGGGCTTGCGCGGCGTCGAGGACCTGGGCGGCGGCTGGTCGACCTTCTTCAAGCTCGAAAACCGTATCTACATCAACAGTGGACAAAGCGATCCGACGCTGCCGTTTTTCAACGAAGCGCAAGTCGGCGTGCAGTCGACGTCGTACGGCAAGCTGATCTTTGGGCGAATGCCGAACGTGCTGATCGAAGGCATCACGATTGGCGGTTATGGCAGCAACCCGTGGATCCCTTACGACTTCAGCTTCCAGCCGGAAGTGACGATGTCGGGCGGCATCTGGACGAGCAATCAGGTGCAGTATCAGGCGCGCGCGCATGACGTGTTGTTGTCGGTCGGATATGCGTTCGGCGGCGTTGCCGGGCACCAGTCGTATGGCTCGCAGTTCGGCGCAGCCGTCGCATACGCGCCCAGTGGCGGTCCAGTGAACATGGGCGGCGCGTACGAAGAGTCGCGCGATTCCGTCAATGGCAGCACGGCGAAGGCCTGGACGTTCGGCGCGTCGTACACATGGAACCAGACGCGCTTTGCACTCGGCTACATCGTCAATCAGAACGACGCGGGGTTCTCGAATTTCGCCAACGGTCCGTTCACGGCGCCCGTGCTTGCTGCGCTCAAGTACACCGACTTTTCACGGCGTCGGATGATCATGGGCGGTATCACCCAGCAGGTGGGCGCTGCCTGGCATTTCGCGGCGAATGTATGGCGGACATTGCAGGACGGCAAGACGCCGGCGCAGGATGGTTCTGCGTGGCAGTATCAGCTCGTTGCCGACTACAGTTTGTCGAAGCGCACGGATGTCTATGTGGAAGGCGATTACTCGTTGTATCGCGGGGATCTGATTGGCGCGCAATTGCAGGGTGTGAATGGTGTCGGACTGGCGCAGAAGGGGACGCAGATTGGGCTGATGGCAGGGCTGCGGCATCTGTTCTAA
- the gloA gene encoding lactoylglutathione lyase translates to MRLLHTMLRVGNLDRSIKFYTELLGMKVLRRNDYPEGKFTLAFVGYEDEKDGTVIELTHNWDTESYDLGDAFGHLAVEVDDAYAACAKIKEQGGTVVREAGPMKHGTTVIAFVTDPDGYKIEFIQRKS, encoded by the coding sequence ATGCGCCTTCTCCACACCATGCTTCGAGTCGGCAATCTCGACCGCTCGATCAAGTTCTACACCGAGTTGCTCGGTATGAAAGTGCTGCGTCGCAATGATTATCCTGAGGGCAAGTTTACGCTTGCGTTCGTTGGGTACGAAGACGAGAAAGATGGCACGGTTATCGAGTTGACTCACAATTGGGATACTGAGTCGTACGATCTGGGTGATGCGTTCGGGCACCTGGCGGTTGAGGTGGATGACGCGTATGCCGCGTGCGCCAAGATCAAGGAGCAGGGCGGGACGGTCGTGCGGGAGGCTGGGCCCATGAAGCATGGGACGACGGTTATAGCGTTCGTGACTGACCCTGACGGGTATAAGATCGAGTTTATTCAGCGGAAGTCTTAA
- a CDS encoding M48 family metallopeptidase, whose amino-acid sequence MQKSFKPQPAAALDSRQLDLPLFDEPGKSAAPPQPKSAAPLAPDGSKLRSVTLGARTLHYGLKRSSRRSIGFAIDSTGLTITAPRWVTLADIETAIAEKQRWIFTKLTEWQTRTEQRVMPRIDWKDGAELPYLGQTVRVTLETANGLLAYDAARNVLALPLPAQADPQQIKDRVQGWLQNEAKRIFGERLVVYAEKLGVSYRAYALSSAATRWGSCSSDGKIRLNWRLIHFPLSVIDYVVAHELAHLREMNHSPKFWQTVESIFPEFREARQTLKHHPPELLPTL is encoded by the coding sequence ATGCAGAAGTCTTTCAAGCCGCAGCCTGCTGCGGCGCTCGATAGCCGGCAACTCGATCTGCCGCTCTTCGACGAGCCGGGCAAATCTGCCGCGCCGCCGCAACCCAAGTCCGCTGCTCCCCTTGCTCCCGATGGCTCGAAACTGCGCAGCGTCACGCTTGGCGCGCGTACGTTGCATTACGGGTTGAAGCGTTCGTCGCGGCGCTCGATCGGGTTTGCAATCGACAGCACGGGGCTGACCATCACCGCGCCGCGGTGGGTCACGCTCGCGGATATCGAAACGGCGATCGCCGAAAAGCAGCGCTGGATTTTTACCAAACTCACTGAGTGGCAGACACGCACCGAACAGCGCGTGATGCCGCGGATCGACTGGAAGGATGGCGCCGAGTTGCCTTATCTTGGGCAGACCGTGCGTGTGACGCTCGAGACGGCGAATGGGCTGCTTGCGTACGATGCTGCGCGGAATGTGCTCGCGTTGCCGCTGCCGGCGCAGGCGGATCCGCAACAGATCAAGGATCGTGTGCAGGGGTGGCTGCAGAACGAGGCGAAGCGGATTTTTGGTGAACGTCTTGTCGTGTATGCCGAGAAGCTCGGGGTGTCGTATCGGGCTTATGCGCTTTCTTCTGCTGCGACGCGGTGGGGTAGCTGCTCTAGCGATGGGAAGATTCGCCTCAACTGGCGGTTGATTCACTTTCCTTTATCCGTTATTGACTACGTCGTCGCGCATGAGCTCGCGCATTTGCGCGAGATGAACCATAGTCCAAAGTTCTGGCAGACGGTGGAGTCGATTTTTCCGGAATTTCGTGAGGCGAGGCAGACGTTGAAGCATCATCCGCCGGAGTTGTTGCCGACGCTGTGA
- a CDS encoding lysophospholipid acyltransferase family protein, with protein sequence MRFIRSLLLLIFFAVFTIPYATACFIAFPFMRADNRYWMAVGWCRTTLAVVRWLNNIRYEIRGMDNLPNGPAVLLSKHQSAWETLAFPALMPRPLCYVFKRELLYVPFFGWALGMLKMIHIDRKEGKNAFASVTRQGARRMSEGAWVIMFPEGTRTPTGRQGKYKTGGARFAVATGAAVVPIAHNAGRVWPRNSFMKYPGIVTVSIGKPIDTTGLTPDEVNTRVETWIEAEMRRIDPAAYGDEQNTPAAARI encoded by the coding sequence ATGCGCTTCATCCGCTCGCTGTTGCTGCTGATCTTTTTTGCGGTCTTCACGATTCCCTACGCGACCGCGTGCTTCATCGCGTTTCCGTTCATGCGCGCCGATAACCGCTACTGGATGGCGGTCGGCTGGTGCCGCACGACGCTTGCTGTCGTGCGCTGGCTGAACAACATCCGCTACGAAATTCGCGGCATGGACAACCTGCCGAACGGCCCCGCCGTGTTGCTGTCGAAACATCAGTCCGCCTGGGAGACGCTGGCGTTTCCCGCGTTGATGCCGCGGCCGCTCTGCTACGTGTTCAAGCGCGAGCTGTTGTATGTGCCGTTCTTCGGCTGGGCGCTCGGCATGCTGAAGATGATTCACATCGACCGCAAGGAAGGCAAGAACGCGTTTGCATCGGTGACGCGGCAGGGCGCGCGACGCATGTCCGAAGGCGCGTGGGTCATCATGTTCCCGGAAGGCACGCGCACGCCGACGGGCAGGCAGGGCAAGTACAAGACGGGGGGCGCGCGCTTCGCGGTTGCGACGGGCGCGGCTGTCGTGCCCATCGCGCACAATGCGGGACGCGTGTGGCCGCGCAACTCGTTTATGAAATATCCGGGTATAGTCACAGTGTCGATCGGTAAACCGATCGACACCACCGGGCTCACGCCCGACGAAGTGAACACGCGCGTTGAAACGTGGATCGAGGCCGAGATGCGTCGTATCGATCCGGCCGCATATGGCGACGAGCAGAACACGCCCGCCGCCGCCCGTATCTGA